One segment of Anastrepha obliqua isolate idAnaObli1 chromosome 3, idAnaObli1_1.0, whole genome shotgun sequence DNA contains the following:
- the LOC129240717 gene encoding ecdysone-induced protein 78C-like — protein MVIAGTHQRPVNHHRNVITTTIQAPVTTAAAVAAAAAAANHHQHQQQQQQQQQHHQLQQHNHANTPNNGNTIIATATAAAPSNAIEHFNVTSIGELSNVQLSSINAQLVGGTVTADGNLVTMGGVVIGRIHPASLQSNGHTLQPQLRTTAQPATREELQQLGVIKVESPAAEFQNEG, from the coding sequence ATGGTGATCGCAGGCACCCATCAGCGGCCTGTGAATCATCATCGCAATGTGATTACAACCACAATACAGGCACCGGTAACAACTGCGGCTGCTGTAGCGGCCGCTGCTGCTGCGGCCAATCACCAccaacatcagcagcagcaacaacaacaacagcaacatcacCAGCTACAACAACACAACCATGCAAACACTCCAAACAATGGTAATACGATTATAGCAACCGCTACCGCCGCTGCTCCGTCCAATGCAATCGAACATTTTAACGTAACATCTATTGGTGAATTGTCAAACGTTCAATTGAGCAGTATCAATGCGCAGCTAGTGGGTGGTACTGTCACCGCCGATGGCAATTTGGTGACCATGGGTGGCGTGGTCATCGGACGTATACATCCTGCATCATTGCAAAGCAACGGACACACTTTACAACCGCAATTACGCACTACCGCGCAGCCGGCCACCCGGGAAGAGCTGCAGCAGTTGGGTGTGATTAAGGTGGAGTCGCCAGCAGCTGAGTTTCAAAATGAAGGATGA
- the LOC129240716 gene encoding adult enhancer factor 1 — protein MHIKNLQHAHAASAAMGNCEIVIVSSSPNNAAANANNNNNNTNNSNNNNENTAGSHHQQQQQSQQQQQQHQATTTTEIPIPFNVHLAAANSEAHVAAQAAAMAAAQAAAAQAAAVEQQAATGGNGGSATTILQQHPLAHLVASAAHSPALSEQHFGGREVVANGHSAGSSTSGGGGVGSGGGGGSGSSSGGGHEKPFLCSVCDRRFRQLSTLTNHVKIHTGEKPYKCNVCDKTFRQSSTLTNHLKIHTGEKPFNCTYCPKHFRQLSTLTNHVKIHTGEKPFECAVCKKQFRQSSTLNNHIKIHVMDKVYVPVKIKTEEEEG, from the exons ATGCATATAAAGAATTTACAACACGCTCATGCGGCTTCGGCTGCAATGGGGAATTGCGAGATTGTGATTGTGTCATCATCGCCGAATAATGCTGCAGCGAAtgctaacaataacaacaacaatactaataacagcaacaataacaatgagAATACCGCGGGATCAcaccatcagcagcagcagcaatcccagcaacaacagcagcaacatcaaGCCACAACTACAACAGAAATTCCAATTCCGTTCAATGTGCATCTGGCTGCAGCTAATTCAGAAGCACATGTTGCCGCACAAGCAGCCGCTATGGCTGCGGCTCAAGCGGCAGCCGCCCAAGCTGCCGCCGTTGAACAACAAGCTGCAACTGGTGGTAATGGTGGTAGTGCTACAACTATTTTGCAACAACACCCCTTGGCACACTTAGTGGCTTCAGCGGCACATAGTCCAGCACTCTCAGAACAGCATTTTGGGGGGCGTGAAGTGGTGGCAAATGGACATAGTGCTGGCAGTAGTACGAGCGGCGGAGGTGGCGTGGGCAGCGGCGGTGGAGGTGGTAGTGGCAGCAGTAGCGGGGGTGGTCACGAAAAACCTTTCCTTTGTAGTGTATGCGACCGACGATTTCGACAACTGAGCACGCTCACAAATCACGTGAAAATACATACCGGAGAAAAACCATACAAATGTAACGTTTGTGATAAGACCTTCCGTCAATCGTCCACACTAACAAATCACCTTAAGATACACACCGGTGAGAAGCCGTTTAATTGCACCTATTGTCCGAAGCATTTTCGACAATTGAGTACACTAACGAATCATGTAAAAATCCACACTG gtgAAAAGCCCTTCGAATGTGCCGTTTGTAAGAAACAGTTCCGTCAATCCAGTACCCTAAATAACCACATAAAGATCCACGTAATGGACAAGGTGTACGTACCAGTTAAGATAAAGACGGAGGAGGAGGAAGGATGA